A window of Actinomadura rubteroloni contains these coding sequences:
- a CDS encoding helix-turn-helix transcriptional regulator encodes MTPSPDARRRDDLRDFLRSRRARLTPADVGMPSSGRRRTPGLRREEVAVLAGVGVSWYTWLEQGRDIKVSGEVLDAIAGALRLDRAEREHLYLLAGLNPPRAESEAAPAPTPELRQVLDAWSPRPGYIRDRHWNFLVINDAARACFGYGDADHNCLVTFFTSARYRRMNAHWAESAPGVVARFRADAARFPEDPEFARIAAGVAAASPEFADLWDRHEVTAPAQAVKAIRHPEAGDMVFDAVVLALPDAPGCNLVLHHPRPGTGTDERLERLMARIRLARPA; translated from the coding sequence ATGACCCCCTCCCCGGACGCACGGCGCCGCGACGACCTGCGGGACTTCCTGCGCTCGCGGCGCGCAAGGCTCACCCCGGCCGACGTGGGGATGCCGTCGTCGGGACGGCGGCGGACCCCGGGCCTGCGCCGCGAGGAGGTCGCGGTCCTCGCGGGCGTCGGCGTGTCCTGGTACACGTGGCTGGAGCAGGGCCGCGACATCAAGGTGTCCGGCGAGGTCCTGGACGCCATCGCCGGGGCCCTCCGGCTGGACCGCGCCGAACGTGAGCACCTGTACCTGCTGGCCGGGCTGAACCCGCCGCGCGCGGAATCGGAGGCGGCCCCCGCGCCGACGCCGGAGCTGCGGCAGGTCCTGGACGCCTGGTCGCCCCGGCCCGGCTACATCCGCGACCGGCACTGGAACTTCCTGGTGATCAACGACGCGGCCCGCGCGTGCTTCGGCTACGGCGACGCCGACCACAACTGCCTGGTCACGTTCTTCACGAGCGCCCGCTACCGGCGGATGAACGCGCACTGGGCCGAGTCCGCGCCCGGCGTCGTCGCCCGGTTCCGCGCCGACGCGGCGCGCTTTCCCGAGGACCCCGAGTTCGCGCGGATCGCCGCCGGTGTCGCCGCCGCCAGCCCCGAGTTCGCCGACCTGTGGGACCGGCACGAGGTGACCGCGCCCGCGCAGGCCGTCAAGGCGATCCGGCATCCGGAGGCGGGCGACATGGTCTTCGACGCGGTCGTGCTCGCGCTGCCCGACGCGCCGGGCTGCAACCTGGTGCTGCACCATCCGCGTCCCGGCACCGGGACCGACGAGCGCCTCGAACGCCTGATGGCGCGGATCCGGCTGGCCCGCCCCGCCTGA
- a CDS encoding quinone oxidoreductase family protein, with translation MRAVVIPEFGAADVLRVADLAAPEPGPGEVAIDVAYAGANFAEILYRRGLVDVPLPFVPGIEVAGRVRATGPDVAGLAPGTPVAALTIVHSGGYAEVAVTSADLVVPLDGLAPETAAGLPSNGTTAFLALDRVARIEPGESVLVHAAAGGVGGMLGQAARLLGAGRVVGTVGSPAKIETALALGYDAVVLRDAPLAERFDVVVDMVGGPARRASLDLLAPMGRLVVLGNASGADDVGVPANELWLSNKTVSGFNMADFAARFPAETGRALRRAVTAAGGGGLRLVPETLPLDAAAEAHRRIESGSTTGKLVLAV, from the coding sequence ATGCGCGCCGTCGTCATCCCCGAGTTCGGCGCGGCGGACGTGCTGCGCGTCGCCGACCTGGCCGCGCCCGAACCGGGGCCGGGCGAGGTCGCGATCGACGTCGCGTACGCGGGGGCCAACTTCGCCGAGATCCTGTACCGGCGGGGGCTGGTGGACGTGCCGCTCCCGTTCGTCCCGGGCATCGAGGTCGCGGGACGCGTCCGCGCGACCGGCCCGGACGTCGCGGGCCTCGCGCCGGGAACGCCGGTCGCCGCGCTGACGATCGTGCACAGCGGCGGGTACGCCGAGGTCGCGGTGACGTCGGCGGACCTGGTCGTCCCGCTGGACGGGCTGGCGCCCGAGACGGCGGCGGGCCTGCCGTCCAACGGCACGACCGCGTTCCTCGCCCTGGACCGGGTCGCGCGGATCGAGCCGGGGGAGAGCGTGCTCGTCCACGCCGCGGCCGGGGGCGTCGGCGGGATGCTCGGGCAGGCCGCGCGGCTGCTCGGCGCGGGCCGGGTCGTCGGGACGGTCGGCTCCCCGGCCAAGATCGAGACGGCGCTCGCGCTCGGCTACGACGCGGTCGTGCTGCGCGACGCGCCGCTCGCGGAGCGGTTCGACGTGGTCGTGGACATGGTCGGCGGCCCGGCGCGGCGCGCGAGCCTGGACCTGCTCGCGCCGATGGGACGGCTGGTCGTCCTCGGCAACGCGTCGGGTGCGGACGACGTCGGGGTCCCGGCGAACGAGCTGTGGCTGTCGAACAAGACCGTCTCGGGGTTCAACATGGCCGACTTCGCGGCGCGGTTCCCCGCCGAGACGGGCCGGGCGCTGCGCCGGGCCGTCACGGCGGCGGGCGGGGGCGGGCTGCGGCTCGTCCCCGAGACGCTGCCGCTGGACGCCGCGGCCGAGGCGCACCGGCGGATCGAGTCGGGGAGCACGACGGGCAAGCTCGTCCTCGCCGTGTGA
- the hrpA gene encoding ATP-dependent RNA helicase HrpA translates to MSSPLADLRARLPELAPFDRHRLRRRLDGAQKLRDEGRRSGVVAQIAAEVEAAEARIARRRAAVPAVTYPPELPVSQKKDDIAAAIRDHQVVIVAGETGSGKTTQLPKICLELGRGVLGSIGHTQPRRLAARTVADRIAEELGTELGEAVGYKVRFTDRSSDGTLVKLMTDGILLAEIQTDRLLRRYDTLIIDEAHERSLNIDFLLGYLREILPRRPDLKIIITSATIDPERFSRHFGGAPIVEVSGRTYPVEVRYRPLAEDGDDADQVQGILEAVDELEREAPGDVLVFLSGEREIRDTADALDKHLRHRRGPATEVLPLYARLSSAEQHRVFQSHRGRRIVLSTNVAETSLTVPGIKYVIDPGTARISRYSHRLKVQRLPIEPVSQASANQRKGRCGRVSEGICVRLYSEDDFESRPEFTDPEILRTNLASVILQMTALGLGDIAAFPFVEPPDRRNIKAGVDLLHELGALDPAEKDPKKRLTETGRRLAQLPVDPRLGRMVLEADANGCVREVLVIAAALSIQDPRERPAEQQQAADEHHRRFADPTSDFLSYLNLWNYLREQQRELSGSRFRRLCKNEFLHYLRVREWQDLHSQLAQVAKGLGVTVNSTDAPPDRVHVSLLAGLLSHIGLMDTDTKDEPREKRRRGQEYLGARGARFAVFPGSALFKKPPRWIMSAELVETSRLWARTNAKIEPEWVEPLAGHLVKRTYSEPHWSKKQAAVMAYETVTLYGVPIVGRRRVNYGAIEPDLARELFLRHALVEGDWQTHHQFFHDNRALLDEVEEMEHRARRRDILVDDETLFSFYDARVPADVVSGRHFDAWWKQARRTEPDLLSFEKSMLINASAGDVSEADYPDAWQQGPLRLRLTYQFEPGAAADGVTVHVPLQILNQVRPDGFDWQVPGLRSELVTELIRSLPKQLRVNFVPAPDFARRVLERVAPRTEPLLDALERELTALGGVPVAREAWDPSRLPAHLRLTFRVVDAGGGTVAEDTDLDALKRRLAREMRGTLAQAASAGGIERTGLTSFPPGELPRTYERRQDGFAVKAYPALTDEGETVAVRMYETEAEQRRAMWRGTRRLVLLNAPSPAKQIRAGLGNRAKLALSHSPHGSVDALFADCVTAAADALIADAGGPAWDEAGFTRLYDRVRADLYDVTAGIVAQVERVLATSHEIDRRLRGTVSLTLVPALTDARARLAALVHPGFVTDTGRQRLPDLARYLKALEIRLDKLPENPGRDRQLAHQAETLDHEYEAALRRLPPARRDDEPARAVRWMLEEYRVSLFAQQLGTRFPVSDKRIRKALAQLTG, encoded by the coding sequence TTGAGTTCGCCGCTCGCCGATCTGCGGGCGCGCCTGCCCGAGCTGGCCCCGTTCGACCGGCACCGGCTGCGGCGCCGCCTGGACGGCGCGCAGAAGCTGCGCGACGAGGGCCGGCGCTCCGGCGTGGTCGCCCAGATCGCCGCCGAGGTCGAGGCCGCCGAGGCGCGGATCGCCCGGCGGCGCGCGGCCGTGCCCGCCGTGACGTATCCGCCGGAGCTGCCGGTCAGCCAGAAGAAGGACGACATCGCCGCCGCGATCCGCGACCACCAGGTCGTCATCGTCGCCGGTGAGACCGGGTCCGGCAAGACGACGCAGCTCCCCAAGATCTGCCTGGAGCTCGGCCGGGGCGTGCTCGGCTCCATCGGCCACACCCAGCCCCGGCGGCTCGCCGCCCGGACCGTCGCCGACCGCATCGCCGAGGAACTCGGCACCGAACTCGGCGAGGCCGTCGGCTACAAGGTCCGCTTCACGGACCGCTCCAGCGACGGCACGCTCGTCAAGCTGATGACCGACGGCATCCTGCTCGCCGAGATCCAGACCGACCGGCTGCTGCGCCGCTACGACACGCTGATCATCGACGAGGCGCACGAGCGCAGCCTCAACATCGACTTCCTGCTCGGCTACCTGCGCGAGATCCTGCCGCGTCGGCCCGACCTCAAGATCATCATCACCTCGGCGACGATCGACCCCGAGCGGTTCTCCCGCCACTTCGGCGGCGCCCCGATCGTGGAGGTCTCCGGCCGCACCTACCCGGTCGAGGTCCGGTATCGTCCGCTCGCCGAGGACGGCGACGACGCCGACCAGGTCCAGGGCATCCTGGAGGCCGTGGACGAGCTGGAGCGCGAGGCCCCCGGCGACGTGCTCGTCTTCCTCAGCGGCGAACGCGAGATCCGCGACACCGCCGACGCCCTCGACAAGCACCTGCGCCACCGGCGCGGCCCCGCGACCGAGGTCCTGCCGCTGTACGCGCGGCTGTCGTCGGCCGAGCAGCACCGGGTGTTCCAGTCGCACCGGGGGCGCCGGATCGTCCTGTCCACCAACGTCGCCGAGACGTCGCTGACCGTCCCCGGCATCAAGTACGTCATCGACCCGGGCACCGCGCGGATCTCCCGCTACAGCCACCGGCTGAAGGTGCAGCGGCTGCCGATCGAGCCGGTGTCGCAGGCGTCGGCGAACCAGCGCAAGGGCCGCTGCGGGCGCGTGTCGGAGGGCATTTGCGTCCGGCTGTACTCCGAGGACGACTTCGAGAGCCGTCCGGAGTTCACCGACCCCGAGATCCTGCGCACCAACCTCGCGTCGGTCATCCTGCAGATGACGGCGCTCGGGCTCGGCGACATCGCCGCGTTCCCGTTCGTGGAGCCGCCGGACCGCCGCAACATCAAGGCTGGCGTGGATCTCCTGCACGAGCTGGGCGCCCTGGACCCGGCGGAGAAGGACCCGAAGAAGCGGCTCACCGAGACCGGACGGCGCCTCGCGCAGCTCCCCGTCGACCCGCGCCTCGGCCGGATGGTGCTGGAGGCCGACGCCAACGGCTGCGTCCGCGAGGTGCTGGTCATCGCGGCGGCGCTGTCCATCCAGGACCCGCGCGAGCGGCCCGCCGAGCAGCAGCAGGCCGCCGACGAGCACCACCGCCGCTTCGCCGACCCCACCTCGGACTTCCTGTCCTACCTGAACCTCTGGAACTACCTGCGCGAGCAGCAGCGCGAGCTGTCGGGCAGCCGATTCCGCAGGCTGTGCAAGAACGAGTTCCTGCACTACCTGCGCGTCCGCGAGTGGCAGGACCTGCACTCCCAGCTCGCCCAGGTCGCCAAGGGCCTCGGCGTGACGGTCAACAGCACCGACGCGCCGCCCGACCGCGTCCACGTGTCCCTGCTGGCGGGGCTTTTGTCCCACATCGGCCTGATGGACACCGACACCAAGGACGAGCCGCGCGAGAAGCGCCGCCGCGGGCAGGAGTACCTCGGCGCGCGCGGCGCCAGGTTCGCCGTGTTCCCCGGGTCCGCGCTGTTCAAGAAGCCGCCGCGCTGGATCATGTCGGCGGAGCTGGTCGAGACGTCCCGGCTGTGGGCGCGCACCAACGCCAAGATCGAACCGGAGTGGGTCGAGCCGCTGGCCGGCCACCTGGTCAAACGGACCTACAGCGAGCCGCACTGGTCCAAGAAGCAGGCGGCCGTGATGGCCTACGAGACGGTCACGCTGTACGGCGTGCCGATCGTCGGGCGCCGCCGCGTCAACTACGGCGCGATCGAGCCGGACCTGGCCCGCGAGCTGTTCCTGCGCCACGCGCTGGTCGAGGGCGACTGGCAGACGCACCACCAGTTCTTCCACGACAACCGCGCGCTCCTGGACGAGGTCGAGGAGATGGAGCACCGCGCCCGCCGCCGCGACATCCTCGTGGACGACGAGACGCTCTTTTCTTTCTACGACGCGCGCGTCCCCGCCGACGTCGTGTCCGGACGCCACTTCGACGCCTGGTGGAAGCAGGCCCGCCGCACCGAGCCCGACCTGCTGAGCTTCGAGAAGTCGATGCTCATCAACGCGAGCGCCGGCGACGTCAGCGAGGCCGACTACCCCGACGCCTGGCAGCAGGGGCCGCTGCGGCTGCGGCTCACCTACCAGTTCGAGCCGGGCGCCGCCGCCGACGGCGTGACCGTCCACGTCCCGCTGCAGATCCTCAACCAGGTACGGCCGGACGGCTTCGACTGGCAGGTCCCCGGGCTGCGCTCGGAGCTGGTCACCGAGCTGATCCGGTCGCTGCCCAAGCAGCTCCGGGTCAACTTCGTCCCGGCGCCCGACTTCGCCCGCCGTGTCCTGGAACGCGTCGCGCCGCGCACCGAACCGCTGCTGGACGCCCTCGAACGCGAACTGACCGCTCTCGGCGGCGTGCCCGTCGCGCGCGAGGCGTGGGACCCGTCCCGGCTGCCCGCGCACCTGCGGCTGACGTTCCGCGTCGTGGACGCCGGCGGCGGCACCGTCGCCGAGGACACCGACCTCGACGCGCTCAAACGGCGGCTCGCGCGCGAGATGCGCGGCACGCTCGCGCAGGCGGCGTCGGCGGGCGGCATCGAGCGGACCGGGCTGACGTCCTTCCCGCCCGGCGAGCTGCCCCGCACCTACGAGCGGCGCCAGGACGGCTTCGCGGTCAAGGCCTATCCCGCGCTCACCGACGAGGGCGAGACGGTCGCCGTCCGGATGTACGAGACCGAGGCCGAGCAGCGGCGCGCGATGTGGCGCGGGACCCGGCGGCTCGTCCTGCTCAACGCGCCGTCGCCCGCCAAGCAGATCCGCGCCGGGCTCGGCAACCGCGCCAAGCTGGCGCTCAGCCACAGCCCGCACGGCTCGGTGGACGCCCTGTTCGCCGACTGCGTCACCGCCGCCGCCGACGCGCTCATCGCCGACGCCGGGGGACCGGCCTGGGACGAAGCGGGCTTCACCCGCCTGTACGACCGCGTCCGCGCCGACCTCTACGACGTCACGGCGGGCATCGTCGCGCAGGTCGAGCGGGTCCTCGCCACGTCCCACGAGATCGACCGGCGGCTGCGCGGGACGGTGAGCCTCACGCTCGTCCCGGCGCTCACCGACGCCCGCGCGCGGCTGGCGGCGCTCGTCCACCCCGGGTTCGTCACCGACACCGGACGGCAGCGGCTGCCCGACCTCGCCCGCTACCTCAAGGCGCTGGAGATCCGGCTCGACAAGCTCCCCGAGAACCCCGGCCGCGACCGGCAGCTCGCCCACCAGGCCGAGACGCTGGACCACGAGTACGAGGCCGCGCTGCGCCGCCTGCCGCCCGCGCGGCGCGACGACGAGCCCGCCCGCGCCGTCCGGTGGATGCTGGAGGAGTACCGGGTGAGCCTGTTCGCGCAGCAGCTCGGCACCCGCTTCCCCGTGTCGGACAAGCGGATCCGCAAGGCGCTGGCCCAGCTCACCGGCTGA
- a CDS encoding TetR/AcrR family transcriptional regulator has product MPRRRSLTRPQITAAALAVLDRDGLAALTMRAVARETGVSTMALYRYVDDRGELEEMIVDAVLAAVDTTPPPPGPWRDRVADLAERVRAAVAAHPEILPLTVAHRHRSPGLLRWSETVLDVLSGAGVTGAARVVALRSLTAYVIGAVQLEHLGPLAGPGTGVIAALPADEFPLMAATARDAARIDAAVEFRRGLDLLLGGMDAPGTALSGEEHGP; this is encoded by the coding sequence ATGCCTCGTCGCCGCTCTCTGACCCGGCCGCAGATCACCGCCGCCGCGCTCGCCGTCCTGGACCGCGACGGCCTCGCCGCGCTGACCATGCGCGCCGTCGCGCGGGAGACCGGCGTCAGCACGATGGCCCTCTACCGCTACGTCGACGACCGCGGCGAGCTGGAGGAGATGATCGTCGACGCCGTCCTCGCCGCCGTCGACACGACGCCCCCGCCGCCGGGCCCCTGGCGGGACCGCGTCGCCGACCTCGCCGAACGCGTCCGCGCCGCCGTCGCCGCCCACCCGGAGATCCTGCCGCTGACCGTCGCGCACCGGCACCGCTCGCCGGGGCTGCTGCGCTGGTCGGAGACGGTCCTGGACGTCCTGTCCGGCGCGGGCGTCACCGGCGCCGCGCGGGTGGTGGCGCTGCGCTCGCTGACGGCCTACGTGATCGGCGCCGTCCAGCTCGAACACCTCGGCCCGCTCGCCGGACCCGGCACCGGCGTCATCGCCGCGCTGCCCGCCGACGAGTTCCCCCTGATGGCGGCGACCGCCCGCGACGCCGCCCGGATCGACGCCGCGGTCGAGTTCCGGCGCGGCCTCGACCTGCTGCTCGGGGGAATGGACGCCCCCGGCACGGCGTTGTCGGGCGAGGAGCACGGGCCGTAA
- a CDS encoding aldo/keto reductase produces the protein MRTREFAGTPVGAVGLGCMGMSWAYSAAERDDDASVALIRQAFDLGVTFIDTAQIYGVGHNETLVGRALAGGREDVVVATKTGLVADRPDPSAMRRLATPEQVKASAEESLRRLGVDVIDLYYLHRVDPQVPLAESYGAMAELVAEGKVKRLGLSEVTVAQAAEAHVIHPVAAIQSELSLWTRDALGAPGGTAGAGADQDTSVATEIGDVVGWCRENGAAFVPFSPLGRGFLTGTVTSADLADDDFRSRNPRFQEEAMKANQRIVDAVRAVAARHGATPAQAAIAWTLAQGDHVLPIPGTKKEKYLRENAGAADLDLTAADLAELDALPAPAGGRY, from the coding sequence ATGCGCACACGGGAATTCGCGGGCACGCCGGTCGGCGCGGTCGGGCTGGGCTGCATGGGCATGAGCTGGGCGTACTCGGCCGCCGAGCGGGACGACGACGCGTCGGTCGCGCTGATCCGCCAGGCGTTCGACCTCGGCGTCACGTTCATCGACACGGCTCAGATCTACGGCGTCGGACACAACGAGACGCTGGTCGGGCGCGCCCTGGCCGGGGGCCGCGAGGACGTGGTCGTCGCGACGAAGACGGGCCTGGTCGCCGACCGTCCCGACCCGTCGGCGATGCGCCGCCTGGCGACGCCCGAGCAGGTCAAGGCGTCGGCGGAGGAGAGCCTGCGGCGGCTCGGCGTCGACGTCATCGACCTGTACTACCTGCACCGCGTCGACCCGCAGGTGCCGCTGGCCGAGAGCTACGGCGCGATGGCCGAACTGGTCGCCGAGGGCAAGGTGAAGCGCCTCGGGCTGTCGGAGGTGACGGTCGCGCAGGCGGCGGAGGCGCACGTGATCCACCCGGTCGCGGCGATCCAGTCGGAGCTGTCGCTGTGGACGCGCGACGCGCTCGGCGCGCCCGGCGGCACCGCGGGCGCCGGCGCCGACCAGGACACGTCCGTGGCGACCGAGATCGGGGACGTCGTCGGCTGGTGCCGGGAGAACGGGGCGGCGTTCGTGCCGTTCTCGCCGCTCGGCCGGGGCTTCCTCACCGGGACGGTCACGTCCGCCGACCTGGCCGACGACGACTTCCGCTCCCGCAACCCGCGCTTCCAGGAGGAGGCGATGAAGGCGAACCAGCGGATCGTGGACGCGGTCCGCGCCGTCGCGGCCCGGCACGGCGCCACGCCCGCGCAGGCCGCCATCGCGTGGACGCTCGCGCAGGGCGACCACGTCCTCCCGATCCCGGGGACGAAGAAGGAGAAGTACCTGCGGGAGAACGCCGGGGCCGCCGACCTGGACCTGACCGCCGCCGACCTCGCGGAGCTGGACGCGCTCCCCGCGCCCGCCGGCGGACGGTACTGA
- a CDS encoding peroxiredoxin-like family protein: MREVAFRELAAVHGPPVPVPDPGQLVHLQFRRFAGCPVCNLHLRSVAVRHDEIERAGIREVAVFHSPADELREHTRDLPFAVVADPGRALYREFGVERARRALLDPRVWPTIVRAVAASSVRAARGRDRLPAARPSGGRLGLPGDFLIAPDGTVVAHKLGRHAADQWPVDEILALAR, from the coding sequence ATGCGCGAGGTCGCCTTCCGCGAGCTGGCCGCCGTCCACGGGCCGCCGGTGCCGGTCCCCGACCCCGGCCAGCTCGTCCACCTCCAGTTCCGCCGGTTCGCCGGCTGCCCGGTGTGCAACCTGCACCTGCGGTCGGTGGCCGTCCGGCACGACGAGATCGAGCGGGCCGGGATCCGCGAGGTCGCCGTCTTCCACTCCCCCGCCGACGAACTGCGCGAGCACACGCGCGACCTGCCGTTCGCCGTGGTCGCCGACCCCGGCCGCGCCCTCTACCGCGAGTTCGGCGTGGAGCGGGCGCGGCGGGCGCTGCTCGACCCGCGCGTGTGGCCGACGATCGTGCGGGCGGTCGCGGCCTCCTCCGTCCGGGCGGCGCGGGGGCGCGACCGGCTCCCGGCCGCCCGCCCGTCCGGCGGGCGGCTCGGGCTGCCCGGCGACTTCCTCATCGCCCCCGACGGCACGGTCGTCGCGCACAAGCTCGGACGGCACGCCGCCGACCAGTGGCCGGTGGACGAGATCCTCGCCCTGGCCCGCTGA